One genomic segment of Rivularia sp. PCC 7116 includes these proteins:
- a CDS encoding transposase encodes MGLYIKNIPSQERIILAGDHTAWSRPNAPTLKERTYEHHTQSGIGGRPVTAGYGYSTLVWVPEEEGSWALPLRHERITSWENPINKAVWQLQQVCPQLPSRPLTLWDIEYGCAPFVIKTADINADKLMRLRSNLCLWGEPPSYSGRGKPRVHGGKFKLNDSTTWSEAAQTIEEKDSQVGYVKIKVWHNLHFREVCRGEAPHGELHVNLPFIP; translated from the coding sequence ATGGGACTATACATCAAAAATATACCAAGCCAAGAACGTATTATTCTTGCCGGAGACCATACTGCATGGTCAAGACCAAACGCACCAACGTTAAAAGAGAGGACTTATGAACATCATACCCAAAGTGGAATCGGAGGTCGCCCAGTAACAGCAGGATACGGTTACAGTACACTTGTATGGGTTCCAGAAGAAGAAGGAAGTTGGGCATTACCATTGCGACATGAGAGGATAACTAGTTGGGAGAACCCGATTAATAAAGCGGTATGGCAACTCCAACAAGTATGCCCGCAATTACCATCTCGACCTTTAACGTTATGGGATATTGAATACGGATGTGCGCCATTTGTAATCAAAACGGCTGACATTAATGCTGATAAATTAATGCGTTTACGCTCAAATTTATGTTTATGGGGAGAACCACCTTCATATTCAGGTAGAGGTAAGCCAAGAGTTCATGGAGGTAAATTCAAACTTAACGATTCAACAACTTGGTCAGAAGCAGCACAAACAATAGAAGAAAAAGATTCCCAAGTTGGGTATGTAAAAATTAAGGTTTGGCACAACTTACATTTCCGTGAAGTCTGCCGTGGGGAGGCTCCCCACGGCGAGCTTCACGTAAATCTCCCCTTCATCCCATGA